The following proteins come from a genomic window of Legionella cherrii:
- a CDS encoding conjugal transfer protein TrbF: MNQLKQKLSIKKKKRDLMDNPYLNAKRAWNFHTAGLMKSLQIWQLVSLASLLITLTALGGLITIGSQSKFIPLVFQQDASGNTLSVTRADRVGEAVIDDYRAAAAHFIENIRMVSSDVALQKKAVFQVYSYLNQNDAALTKVQAFYSDKQHSNPFDRAAHEVVSIEIRSVLQESADTWQVDWVETVRNRDGTLKEKPTRMKAMVTMYQDNELNDVSNESILKNPHLIYVRDFNWSYDLQHGENA; this comes from the coding sequence ATGAACCAATTAAAACAAAAGCTAAGTATTAAAAAGAAAAAAAGGGACTTAATGGACAATCCTTATCTCAATGCCAAAAGAGCCTGGAATTTTCATACTGCAGGTCTTATGAAATCATTACAGATATGGCAACTGGTCAGTCTAGCTAGTCTTTTAATCACGTTGACTGCTCTTGGCGGACTCATCACGATTGGAAGTCAGTCTAAATTTATCCCCCTGGTATTTCAGCAGGATGCCAGCGGCAATACGTTGTCAGTTACTCGTGCAGACCGTGTTGGTGAGGCAGTCATCGATGATTACCGAGCAGCAGCTGCCCATTTCATTGAAAACATCCGGATGGTCAGTAGCGATGTCGCGCTGCAAAAAAAGGCGGTGTTTCAGGTTTATTCCTATTTGAACCAAAACGATGCGGCATTGACCAAAGTTCAAGCATTTTACAGTGACAAACAACACTCCAATCCCTTTGACCGTGCGGCTCATGAAGTCGTCAGCATTGAAATACGCTCAGTCCTGCAAGAGTCTGCCGATACCTGGCAGGTTGATTGGGTCGAGACCGTAAGAAACCGTGACGGAACCCTCAAAGAAAAGCCGACCCGGATGAAAGCCATGGTGACCATGTATCAGGACAATGAACTGAATGATGTATCCAATGAATCGATTTTAAAAAACCCGCATCTGATTTATGTCCGCGATTTCAACTGGTCTTATGATCTTCAGCATGGAGAAAATGCATGA
- a CDS encoding IS630 transposase-related protein, whose protein sequence is MTYSLDFRKKVLQIRSEEALSIKEVAKRFGVGKASVMRWLVALEPKRKRNKPATKIDMDLLQADVVNFPDSFQYERAQRFGVSKSGIGLALLRLKVSYKKNMESP, encoded by the coding sequence ATGACGTACTCATTAGATTTCCGTAAAAAAGTATTACAGATAAGGTCTGAAGAAGCTCTAAGTATCAAAGAGGTTGCTAAACGATTTGGAGTTGGCAAAGCAAGTGTGATGCGTTGGCTTGTAGCGCTCGAACCCAAAAGAAAGCGGAATAAACCTGCGACAAAGATTGATATGGATTTGCTACAAGCAGATGTAGTCAATTTTCCCGATAGTTTTCAATACGAAAGAGCTCAACGGTTCGGAGTCAGTAAATCAGGGATTGGTTTGGCTCTGTTGCGCTTAAAAGTAAGCTATAAAAAAAACATGGAATCACCCTAA
- a CDS encoding carbon storage regulator yields MLLLTRKVGESVVIGEDIYCTVLGYQHGEICLAFDAPKSLPIHREEIQRKINRDRQKDEWYREPVPNQESVVDRLINKFKHEMSPA; encoded by the coding sequence ATGTTACTTTTAACAAGAAAAGTCGGGGAATCCGTGGTTATCGGTGAAGATATTTACTGCACGGTGCTTGGATACCAGCATGGAGAAATTTGCCTTGCTTTTGATGCCCCCAAATCCCTCCCAATTCATCGAGAAGAAATTCAACGCAAAATCAACCGAGATCGTCAAAAGGATGAATGGTATCGCGAACCTGTGCCTAATCAAGAAAGCGTTGTAGATCGCTTAATCAATAAATTTAAACACGAGATGAGTCCAGCATAG
- a CDS encoding DUF4158 domain-containing protein — translation MAIGYAINLKDVPEAIISYVSKELEGSANPLLTGYAPSSKKRHRKIILHFLNISNDGHKQRDCMKQSALKSAAFKEGLADIINDMIETLIKERFELPGFTTLARVARAARALTSTKLYERITAKLSDESKIFPDTLFDTALAPDNATTRWAYLKQEMKAPTTQNVKFQI, via the coding sequence TTGGCTATAGGTTATGCAATTAATCTGAAAGATGTTCCTGAAGCAATCATCAGCTATGTTTCCAAAGAATTAGAAGGTTCTGCTAATCCTCTTCTTACTGGTTATGCACCGAGCTCCAAAAAAAGACATCGAAAAATTATTTTGCATTTTCTTAACATCTCAAATGATGGGCATAAACAACGTGATTGTATGAAGCAAAGTGCATTAAAGTCTGCGGCTTTCAAAGAAGGATTGGCTGATATTATTAATGATATGATTGAAACGCTCATTAAGGAACGATTCGAGTTGCCCGGTTTTACTACATTAGCACGAGTGGCTAGAGCTGCCAGGGCACTTACCAGTACTAAATTGTATGAGCGCATTACCGCTAAGCTTAGTGATGAGTCAAAAATCTTTCCCGATACATTATTTGATACAGCACTTGCGCCAGATAATGCCACAACTCGATGGGCTTATTTAAAGCAGGAAATGAAAGCTCCTACTACTCAGAATGTCAAATTCCAAATATGA
- a CDS encoding TrbI/VirB10 family protein → MNPNIDLLSPNSSPQKLKTAGVKRVNNLPLVIAIGVLTLFVVLIVFVAHKRANAQNQTPEIIKVTGQKKNNMNLANEIVGNHKTGVLPASNETLIINHEPVLELPVNQNFPQKQDMDSQNVSDTELERIRQEKTQAFEEAVKAKTSIMVDNPRLNTRENTTTHRANSVGTLDVDGGSSFKEQLFDGQPNARPMPQTLGGEENEMRWHLNSRLENPNSRYELRTGSVIPGVMISGISSELPGQIIGQVSQNVYDTATGQHLLIPQGTKIFGLYSSEVSFGQNSVLVAWQRLIFPDGKALDIGSMPGADSAGFAGFRDKANNHYLRIYGSALLMSGIVGGISYSQNSNQSNQYGFSPPTAGSVLSQALGQQLGEVTSQLVAKNLNVAPTLNIRPGYRFNIIVVKDLTFRKPYRQFR, encoded by the coding sequence ATGAACCCAAACATCGATTTATTATCACCGAATAGTTCACCGCAAAAACTCAAAACAGCAGGAGTCAAGCGTGTGAATAACCTCCCTTTAGTGATAGCCATTGGCGTGTTGACTCTTTTTGTCGTGTTAATCGTCTTTGTTGCCCATAAGAGAGCCAATGCACAAAACCAAACCCCAGAGATTATAAAGGTCACGGGACAGAAGAAAAATAACATGAATCTGGCCAATGAAATCGTTGGAAATCACAAAACCGGTGTGTTGCCTGCGTCCAATGAGACACTCATTATCAATCATGAGCCAGTACTAGAGTTACCTGTGAATCAAAACTTCCCTCAAAAACAAGACATGGATAGTCAAAATGTATCGGACACAGAGCTGGAACGAATTCGTCAGGAAAAAACACAAGCATTTGAAGAAGCAGTCAAAGCAAAAACATCAATTATGGTTGATAATCCTCGCCTGAATACCAGGGAAAATACAACGACACACCGAGCCAATTCTGTTGGCACATTGGATGTTGATGGCGGCAGTTCCTTTAAAGAGCAACTGTTCGACGGGCAACCAAATGCCAGACCGATGCCACAAACCTTGGGCGGTGAGGAAAATGAAATGCGCTGGCATTTAAATTCACGACTTGAAAATCCCAACAGTCGATATGAGTTAAGAACTGGAAGCGTCATTCCTGGAGTAATGATCAGTGGTATTTCTTCTGAACTGCCCGGGCAAATCATCGGTCAAGTCTCCCAGAACGTTTATGATACAGCGACAGGTCAACATCTTTTAATCCCTCAAGGTACAAAGATTTTTGGCCTTTATTCCAGTGAGGTGAGCTTTGGTCAGAATTCGGTACTGGTAGCTTGGCAACGTCTTATTTTTCCAGATGGAAAAGCTTTGGATATTGGTTCCATGCCAGGAGCTGATAGTGCCGGTTTCGCAGGCTTTCGTGATAAAGCTAATAATCATTATTTACGAATTTATGGTTCAGCCCTTTTGATGTCCGGCATCGTTGGGGGAATCAGTTACAGTCAAAATAGTAATCAGTCCAATCAGTATGGGTTTAGCCCCCCTACAGCGGGCAGTGTATTAAGTCAGGCATTAGGTCAACAGCTAGGCGAAGTAACGTCACAACTGGTGGCAAAAAATCTGAATGTAGCACCGACTCTAAACATTCGTCCGGGTTATCGATTCAACATTATTGTCGTAAAAGATTTAACTTTTAGAAAGCCCTACCGGCAGTTCAGATAA
- a CDS encoding TrbC/VirB2 family protein, with protein sequence MNQTNLFSQKNYWIMGLIVLFLLLITHPAAASSAGGGLPFDSWLTKIQKSITGPFAFSAAIIGLVAAGATLIFGGELNGFMRSLVFFVLVLSFLVAAQNTMTAITGKGAEISKPSVGVKAAETQP encoded by the coding sequence ATGAATCAAACAAATCTGTTTAGTCAAAAGAATTACTGGATAATGGGATTAATCGTTTTATTTTTGCTGTTAATCACTCATCCAGCCGCTGCTTCCTCTGCAGGTGGAGGACTTCCCTTCGACTCATGGCTGACTAAAATTCAAAAATCCATTACAGGCCCTTTTGCCTTTAGTGCTGCCATTATCGGATTGGTTGCAGCAGGTGCAACACTTATTTTTGGCGGTGAATTAAATGGATTTATGCGATCCCTAGTCTTTTTTGTATTGGTGCTCTCCTTTCTGGTAGCGGCTCAAAATACGATGACGGCCATTACTGGCAAAGGTGCTGAAATTTCTAAGCCCTCTGTTGGGGTCAAAGCAGCGGAGACTCAGCCATGA
- a CDS encoding transposase: MVYLDESGFAHSMPRTHGYSLKGARCYGQRAWGEQGRINVIGALLDNRLITVSLFEGTINTATFNSWIEQELIPQSLQAKEGRRPRPVVPGSLRAGCFAAGKI, translated from the coding sequence ATAGTCTATTTAGATGAGAGTGGTTTTGCTCATTCTATGCCCCGTACTCATGGTTATTCTCTTAAGGGCGCTCGATGTTATGGGCAACGTGCATGGGGAGAGCAAGGACGAATCAATGTTATTGGTGCATTGCTTGATAATAGATTGATTACAGTCAGTCTCTTTGAGGGAACTATTAACACAGCTACTTTCAATAGTTGGATAGAGCAGGAGTTAATACCCCAATCACTGCAGGCCAAGGAAGGTCGAAGACCGAGGCCTGTAGTCCCTGGTAGCCTTAGGGCCGGATGTTTTGCCGCAGGCAAAATATAA
- a CDS encoding S24 family peptidase: MMNIKEKIGERIFQERQAKGLTRKALAELTDDLKPSRINNWERGIRTPGPEEIKQLAEALDVAPGYLMCLTDDKQIKQEFPWLGALIPLLNAQQACDPKTYIQSLKENRESSSVSFIPLSPELSKQLGKSAFALRIQDDSMAPELKIGDILIVDPDQSIRPGGVVVACKQGNSEVIVRRYKQLSATHPTQEYELMAVNENWANILVTQSYEHKIIGIVSVFIRAI; the protein is encoded by the coding sequence ATGATGAACATCAAAGAAAAAATTGGTGAGCGAATTTTTCAAGAGCGACAAGCTAAAGGGCTGACCAGAAAAGCACTTGCAGAGCTTACAGACGATTTAAAACCCTCTCGTATTAATAATTGGGAAAGGGGAATAAGAACTCCTGGTCCTGAGGAAATTAAGCAGTTAGCAGAGGCGTTAGATGTTGCACCTGGGTATTTGATGTGTTTGACCGATGATAAACAAATTAAGCAGGAATTCCCTTGGCTGGGTGCATTAATTCCTCTCTTGAATGCCCAACAGGCTTGTGACCCAAAAACATATATTCAATCGCTCAAGGAAAACAGAGAAAGTAGTTCTGTTTCTTTTATTCCACTTAGTCCTGAATTATCAAAACAACTCGGGAAAAGTGCTTTTGCATTGCGTATTCAAGATGACAGCATGGCACCGGAGTTAAAAATTGGTGATATTTTAATTGTGGATCCCGATCAAAGTATTCGGCCTGGCGGGGTAGTTGTTGCTTGCAAACAGGGAAATAGCGAAGTTATAGTGCGTCGTTATAAACAATTATCAGCAACCCACCCAACTCAAGAATATGAATTGATGGCAGTAAATGAAAATTGGGCTAATATTCTTGTAACTCAATCCTATGAACACAAAATTATTGGGATAGTTTCAGTGTTTATCAGAGCAATATAA
- a CDS encoding conjugal transfer protein TrbD, whose protein sequence is MSLRTIPIRRCGNRASLFMGGDRELVMFSGLLSAILIFAAQDWLAAFAGCVMWFLSLKGLRLMAKSDPYMRAIYLRQRRYQAYYSARSTPFKINKRGYQ, encoded by the coding sequence ATGAGTCTTCGTACTATCCCCATACGTCGATGCGGAAACCGCGCAAGTCTCTTTATGGGCGGAGACCGTGAGCTGGTCATGTTCTCAGGGCTGTTATCGGCCATCCTAATCTTTGCCGCTCAAGACTGGCTGGCAGCCTTTGCAGGTTGTGTCATGTGGTTTTTATCCTTGAAAGGGCTTCGTCTCATGGCCAAATCCGACCCTTATATGAGGGCTATCTATTTAAGACAAAGACGTTACCAAGCCTACTATTCCGCCCGTTCGACTCCTTTCAAAATAAATAAAAGAGGGTATCAATGA
- the trbG gene encoding P-type conjugative transfer protein TrbG produces MKKIILSFGLMLPLTSFAVDNTELAQFYFSKTIPLLSNQEKQALSIAEEWQKGDKTSKPFHSADGSVSFVYGSGQTRVVCAPLQVCDIALQPGEQLNDMNVGDPRFLVEPSITGSGMEEQIHLLIKPKDVGLDTSLVVTTDRRTYHFRLKSDPNDFMPYVSFTYPEDAKAKWRLIQHMQAERRKANTFTETHEYLGDLHFNYRIQGNSRLKPVRVYNNGVKTIIEMPTSLSEREAPALLVLRNGGLFKKPESVMVNYRLQGCRYIVDSVFDKAILIIGSGSSQEKITITRC; encoded by the coding sequence ATGAAAAAAATAATTCTTTCCTTTGGATTGATGCTCCCTTTGACAAGCTTTGCTGTGGACAACACAGAGCTTGCTCAGTTCTATTTTTCCAAAACCATACCGCTACTGTCGAATCAGGAAAAGCAGGCTTTAAGCATTGCAGAAGAATGGCAGAAAGGGGATAAAACCAGCAAACCGTTTCATTCCGCAGATGGTTCGGTCAGTTTTGTTTATGGTTCGGGTCAAACCCGAGTGGTATGTGCGCCATTACAGGTTTGCGACATTGCGTTACAGCCAGGGGAACAACTGAACGATATGAATGTTGGCGATCCACGTTTTCTCGTTGAGCCTTCCATTACCGGTTCAGGCATGGAGGAGCAAATCCATCTGTTAATCAAACCCAAAGATGTTGGACTGGATACTTCTTTAGTCGTTACTACAGACCGAAGAACCTATCATTTCAGGTTGAAGTCCGACCCAAACGATTTTATGCCCTATGTCTCCTTTACTTATCCAGAGGATGCAAAAGCAAAATGGCGTTTGATTCAGCACATGCAAGCAGAACGGCGAAAAGCCAATACCTTCACTGAAACCCACGAATATCTTGGCGATCTTCATTTCAATTACAGGATACAAGGCAATTCCCGATTGAAACCGGTTCGAGTGTATAACAATGGCGTAAAAACCATTATTGAAATGCCGACAAGCTTATCTGAACGCGAAGCCCCTGCCCTGCTGGTCTTAAGAAATGGGGGTTTGTTTAAAAAACCAGAATCAGTGATGGTCAATTATCGCCTGCAAGGCTGCCGATATATTGTTGATAGTGTGTTCGACAAGGCCATACTGATTATCGGAAGTGGCTCTTCTCAAGAAAAAATTACCATTACGAGGTGCTAG
- a CDS encoding helix-turn-helix domain-containing protein: protein MLAKELTRKALAELTKNLKVSRINNYERGERTPGPDEIKQLAHALEVAPAFFNVFCLMTSKGN from the coding sequence ATGCTCGCCAAAGAATTAACTCGAAAAGCGCTTGCAGAGCTTACCAAGAACTTAAAAGTCTCTCGAATTAACAATTATGAACGTGGAGAGCGCACCCCAGGCCCAGATGAAATAAAACAACTGGCTCATGCCCTTGAGGTAGCACCCGCTTTTTTTAATGTGTTTTGTCTGATGACAAGTAAGGGAAACTAA
- a CDS encoding conjugal transfer protein TrbE (type IV secretion system ATPase VirB4 family): MMALITFLISTTGLLLLSCLFWEIRLKSRRKYHLKKHRHNSAGTADLLNYASVVDDGVIVGKNGSFMAAWLYMGEDNANTTDEAREMVSFRINQALAAMGNGWMVHIDAMRRAAPGYSERGHSHFPDSISLAVDEERRRLFESMETLYEGYFVMTLTWYPPVIAQKRFVALMFDDEGLNLSHKAKTHQLIEEFKQACRSFESRLSCALRLERLNANQHVDEYHNTVTQDNFLRHLHYCVTGLNHPITLPKNPIYLDALIGGQELIPGITPKIGRKFIQCVAIEGFPMESYPGILTALTQLPVEYRWSSRFIFMDSHEAVAHFTKYRKKWKQKVRGFFDQVFNTNSGVIDEDALNMVNDAQSAIAETNSGMVGQGYYTSVVILMDEDRDLVEKAALLIEKNINALGFTARTETINTMDAFIGSLPGHGVENIRRPLINTMNLADLIPTSSIWTGENKSPCPLFPPLSPPLMHCVTTGNTPFRLNLHVRDLGHGIMFGPTRSGKSTHLGLIALSWRRYKDARIYSFDKGMSMYPTCKASGGEHYTIADKKSHLSFAPLQFLATKADRAWAMEWIDTILALNGVHTTPAQRNEIGHAIMSMHQSGSKTLSELVMTIQDEPIRETLKQYTIDGLMGHLLDAETDGLGLSSFMTFEIEHLMGLGQKFALPVLLYLFRRIETSLDGKPTLILLDEAWLMLAHPVFKNKIAEWLDSMAKKNCVVFMATQHLSHAANSGILDIIVESTATKIFLPNLYAKDPETRLIYERMGLNPRQIDIIASAQPKRDYYYVSSMGQRLYQLALGPMALAFVGATDPDSIERMKQLEAQHGADWVSYWLLDKGITMNQFGEAA, translated from the coding sequence ATGATGGCCTTAATCACCTTTTTAATCAGCACCACCGGGCTTTTACTTTTAAGCTGCCTCTTTTGGGAAATTCGTCTGAAAAGCCGTCGTAAATATCATTTAAAAAAGCATCGCCATAATTCAGCAGGCACTGCTGATTTACTCAATTATGCCTCAGTGGTCGATGATGGGGTGATTGTCGGCAAAAATGGCTCTTTTATGGCGGCATGGCTTTACATGGGGGAAGACAATGCCAATACCACGGATGAGGCTCGTGAGATGGTCTCGTTTCGAATCAATCAGGCATTGGCTGCTATGGGCAATGGCTGGATGGTTCATATAGATGCGATGAGACGTGCGGCTCCAGGTTATAGTGAGCGAGGTCATTCTCATTTCCCAGACTCAATTTCTTTAGCAGTTGATGAGGAACGAAGGAGACTTTTTGAAAGCATGGAAACCCTATATGAAGGGTATTTTGTGATGACCTTGACCTGGTATCCGCCAGTGATTGCCCAAAAGCGTTTTGTGGCATTGATGTTTGATGACGAAGGATTGAATCTCAGCCACAAGGCCAAGACGCATCAACTAATCGAAGAATTCAAACAAGCCTGCAGAAGCTTTGAATCGCGACTGAGCTGCGCACTTCGACTTGAGCGACTCAATGCGAACCAACATGTTGATGAGTACCACAATACAGTAACTCAGGATAACTTCTTAAGACACCTGCACTATTGTGTCACAGGACTTAACCATCCAATCACGCTCCCTAAAAATCCGATTTACCTGGATGCGTTAATTGGTGGTCAGGAATTAATACCAGGTATTACCCCTAAAATTGGCCGGAAATTCATTCAGTGTGTGGCGATTGAAGGGTTTCCAATGGAGTCCTACCCTGGCATTTTAACCGCCCTAACTCAATTGCCGGTTGAGTATCGTTGGAGTTCTCGATTTATTTTTATGGACTCACATGAAGCGGTAGCACATTTCACCAAATACCGTAAAAAGTGGAAACAAAAAGTCAGGGGATTTTTCGACCAGGTTTTTAACACCAATTCAGGTGTGATTGATGAAGACGCGCTCAATATGGTGAATGACGCACAATCAGCCATTGCTGAAACCAATTCAGGCATGGTCGGTCAAGGGTATTACACCTCCGTTGTCATTTTGATGGATGAAGACCGTGACTTAGTTGAAAAAGCAGCACTTTTGATTGAAAAGAACATCAATGCCCTGGGATTTACAGCAAGAACAGAAACCATTAATACCATGGATGCCTTTATAGGAAGCCTTCCAGGCCATGGCGTTGAAAATATAAGACGACCTTTAATCAACACCATGAATTTGGCTGATTTGATACCGACATCAAGCATTTGGACCGGTGAAAACAAATCACCTTGTCCACTGTTTCCGCCATTATCCCCTCCATTAATGCATTGTGTTACCACGGGGAACACACCCTTTCGCTTAAATCTTCATGTAAGAGACTTAGGCCACGGTATTATGTTTGGACCCACTCGTTCTGGTAAATCAACTCACCTTGGCTTAATTGCACTCTCCTGGCGTCGTTACAAGGATGCACGCATTTACTCATTTGATAAAGGGATGTCCATGTATCCTACGTGTAAGGCCAGTGGTGGCGAGCATTACACCATTGCGGATAAAAAATCGCATCTCTCATTTGCGCCCTTACAATTTTTAGCAACTAAAGCGGATAGAGCCTGGGCTATGGAGTGGATTGATACGATTCTTGCCTTAAACGGAGTACATACCACTCCAGCCCAACGCAATGAAATTGGCCATGCCATTATGAGCATGCATCAAAGTGGTTCTAAAACCTTATCTGAATTGGTTATGACCATTCAAGATGAACCCATTCGTGAAACCCTAAAGCAGTACACGATTGATGGGTTGATGGGCCATTTATTGGATGCCGAAACCGATGGTCTAGGACTGTCCTCATTTATGACCTTTGAAATTGAGCATCTTATGGGGCTCGGTCAGAAGTTCGCATTGCCGGTATTGCTGTATCTGTTCCGACGCATTGAAACATCATTAGATGGCAAGCCAACCCTGATTTTACTCGATGAAGCATGGTTGATGTTGGCACACCCTGTGTTTAAAAACAAAATTGCTGAATGGCTTGACTCCATGGCCAAGAAAAACTGTGTGGTATTTATGGCAACCCAACATTTATCGCATGCCGCGAATTCGGGCATTTTAGATATTATTGTTGAATCAACCGCCACAAAAATTTTCTTACCTAATCTGTATGCGAAAGACCCCGAAACCCGCCTAATCTACGAACGCATGGGATTAAATCCTCGCCAGATTGACATCATTGCATCAGCTCAACCCAAGCGTGATTACTACTACGTAAGTAGCATGGGACAGCGTCTTTACCAATTGGCTTTAGGTCCAATGGCGTTGGCCTTTGTGGGTGCTACCGATCCTGACTCCATCGAACGCATGAAACAGCTTGAGGCGCAACATGGTGCTGATTGGGTTTCATATTGGCTTTTGGACAAAGGAATCACGATGAATCAATTTGGAGAAGCAGCATGA
- a CDS encoding conjugal transfer protein TrbH, which translates to MKNLGVLLLVIVLSSCANMPYGNFTVASQSKEIYLAQDAATQLTEVYPPAQNTFYISQKVSDGFGIHLIHELRNKGYGVIESVQPRQKANLFYVVDEVRKGSLYRVSLYVGSHTLSRVYVKTKEHIAPASPWSHKE; encoded by the coding sequence ATGAAGAATTTAGGTGTTTTATTGTTGGTAATTGTTTTGTCGAGCTGCGCAAACATGCCATATGGAAATTTTACCGTTGCCTCTCAGAGCAAAGAGATTTATTTGGCTCAAGATGCTGCAACCCAGCTCACGGAAGTGTATCCTCCGGCGCAAAATACATTTTATATCAGTCAAAAAGTCAGTGATGGTTTTGGCATTCATTTGATTCATGAACTGCGCAACAAAGGCTACGGGGTGATTGAAAGCGTCCAACCAAGACAAAAAGCAAATTTGTTTTATGTGGTTGATGAGGTTCGAAAAGGCTCTCTTTATCGAGTCAGTCTGTATGTCGGCTCGCACACATTAAGCAGGGTCTATGTCAAAACTAAGGAACACATCGCTCCAGCAAGCCCATGGTCACACAAGGAGTAA
- the trbB gene encoding P-type conjugative transfer ATPase TrbB, producing MIDLVEQGLTVKDRAREKLKRDLGGLIEHALNDPKTVEIMLNADGKLWQERLGETMRCIGNINAARAESIIKTVAGFHGKEVTRMKPLLEGELPLDGSRFAGQLPPVVSSPTFAIRKKALSVFTLNDYVQSGIMTEAQCAVLEKAVFLRRNILVIGGTGSGKTTLVNAIINEMVIHAPEERIFIIEDTGEIQCTAKNCVQYHTTIDVSMTQLLKTTLRMRPDRISVGEVRGSEALDLLDAWNTGHEGGTATLHANNALSGLQRLKSLITRNPASPSEIEPLIGEAVHCVVHITRTPQGRKIQEIINVHGYENGHYLIEKLV from the coding sequence ATGATAGATCTGGTTGAACAAGGACTAACGGTTAAAGACCGTGCCCGTGAAAAGCTAAAGCGTGATTTAGGTGGTTTGATTGAACACGCATTAAACGATCCGAAAACCGTAGAAATCATGCTCAATGCCGATGGGAAGCTTTGGCAGGAACGGCTTGGTGAAACCATGCGTTGCATAGGGAATATCAATGCAGCACGTGCCGAATCCATCATCAAAACTGTTGCCGGTTTTCATGGAAAAGAAGTGACTCGCATGAAGCCTTTGTTGGAGGGAGAGCTGCCTCTGGATGGCTCACGTTTTGCAGGACAACTGCCGCCAGTTGTTTCAAGTCCAACCTTCGCCATTCGTAAAAAAGCGTTATCGGTTTTTACACTCAATGACTATGTTCAGTCAGGAATTATGACCGAGGCACAGTGTGCGGTCCTTGAAAAAGCAGTCTTCTTACGCCGCAACATTTTAGTCATAGGTGGCACAGGTTCTGGTAAAACGACATTGGTGAACGCCATCATCAATGAAATGGTGATTCATGCGCCTGAAGAACGTATTTTTATCATTGAAGATACAGGAGAAATCCAATGTACGGCTAAAAATTGTGTTCAATACCATACCACGATTGATGTCAGTATGACTCAGCTTTTAAAAACCACCCTCAGAATGCGCCCAGATCGAATCAGTGTTGGTGAAGTTCGCGGCAGTGAAGCACTGGACTTGCTGGATGCCTGGAATACGGGACATGAGGGAGGAACAGCCACGTTGCATGCCAATAACGCGCTTTCCGGACTTCAGCGGTTGAAATCACTCATCACCAGAAATCCGGCCTCCCCTTCTGAAATCGAACCTTTAATTGGCGAAGCGGTCCATTGTGTTGTCCACATCACAAGAACGCCGCAAGGAAGAAAAATTCAAGAAATCATCAATGTTCATGGTTATGAAAACGGACATTACCTCATCGAAAAACTCGTTTAA